A window from Eubalaena glacialis isolate mEubGla1 chromosome 1, mEubGla1.1.hap2.+ XY, whole genome shotgun sequence encodes these proteins:
- the PLAU gene encoding urokinase-type plasminogen activator produces the protein MRVLLACLLLCALVVSDSEGTHELHQVSGASKCGCLNGGKCVSYKYFSNIQRCNCPKKFQGEHCEIDTSKTCYQGNGHSYRGKANTDTSGRPCLAWNSATVLLKTYHAHRPDALQLGLGKHNYCRNPDNQRRPWCYVKVGLMQIVQECVVHNCSSGKSALSPPEKLQCSQKALRPRFKIVGGEFTTIENQPWFAAIYRRHRAASVTYVCGGSLISPCWVVSATHCFIDYQKKEDYIVYLGRSKLNSITPGEMKFEVEKLILHEDYSADTLAHHNDIALLKIRSSTGQCAQPSRSIQVICLPPANEDAHFGTSCEITGFGKENPSDYIYPEQLKMTVVKLVSHEECQQPHYYGTEVTNKMLCAADPQWETDSCQGDSGGPLVCFTQGRMTLTGIVSWGRECAMKEKPGVYTRVSSFMPWIHTHIGGENGLAL, from the exons ATGAGAGTCCTGCTGGCATGCCTGCTCCTCTGCGCCCTGGTCGTGAGCGACTCCGAG GGCACCCATGAACTTCATCAAGTGTCTGGTGCAT CGAAGTGTGGCTGTCTGAATGGAGGAAAATGTGTGTCCTACAAATACTTCTCCAACATTCAGCGATGCAACTGCCCAAAGAAATTCCAAGGGGAACACTGTGAGATAG ATACATCGAAAACCTGCTATCAGGGGAATGGTCACTCTTACCGAGGGAAGGCCAACACTGACACCAGCGGCCGGCCCTGCCTGGCCTGGAACTCTGCCACCGTCCTTCTGAAAACGTACCATGCCCACAGACCTGATGCCCTTCAGCTGGGACTGGGGAAACACAATTATTGCAG GAACCCAGACAATCAGAGAAGGCCCTGGTGCTATGTGAAGGTTGGCCTAATGCAGATTGTCCAGGAGTGCGTGGTGCACAACTGCTCTTCTG gaAAAAGTGCCCTCTCTCCTCCAGAAAAGTTACAGTGCAGCCAGAAGGCTCTGAGGCCCCGCTTTAAGATTGTTGGGGGAGAATTCACCACCATCGAGAACCAGCCTTGGTTTGCAGCCATCTATAGGAGGCACCGTGCAGCCTCTGTCACCTACGTGTGCGGTGGCAGCCTCATCAGCCCCTGCTGGGTGGTCAGCGCCACACACTGCTTCAT TGATTACCAAAAGAAGGAGGACTACATTGTCTACCTGGGTCGGTCAAAGCTTAACTCCATCACGCCTGGCGAGATGAAGTTTGAGGTGGAAAAGCTCATCTTACATGAGGACTACAGTGCTGACACCCTTGCTCACCACAATGATATTG CCTTGCTGAAGATCCGTTCCAGCACGGGCCAGTGTGCACAGCCATCCCGGTCCATACAGGTCATCTGCCTGCCCCCAGCGAATGAGGATGCCCATTTTGGCACAAGCTGTGAGATTACTGGCTTTGGAAAAGAGAATCCCT CTGACTATATCTATCCAGAGCAGCTGAAAATGactgttgtgaagctggtttccCACGAGGAGTGTCAGCAGCCCCACTACTATGGCACTGAAGTCACCAACAAAATGCTGTGTGCGGCTGACCCACAGTGGGAAACAGATTCCTGCCAG GGAGACTCAGGGGGGCCGCTGGTCTGCTTCACCCAAGGCCGCATGACTCTGACTGGGATTGTGAGCTGGGGCCGTGAATGTGCCATGAAGGAAAAGCCAGGCGTCTACACAAGGGTCTCAAGCTTCATGCCCTGGATACACACTCACATTGGGGGAGAGAATGGCCTAGCCCTCTGA